The Prochlorococcus marinus str. MIT 9301 genome segment AGCAGTTTCTCCAGATTGAGTGACTCCAATAGTTAATGTATTTGGCAATAGTGGAGGGGGAGAATATCGAAATTCGCTTGCATAAAAAACATTTGTAGGGATACCTGAGAATTGTTCTAATAAAAAACTTCCAACCATTGCAGCATGTTTACTTGTACCACAGGCAATAATTTCAATTCTTTCTATTGATTCAAAAAACTCTGTATCAAATGGATATTTGATTTGATATTGACCATTATCTAAGTTCTTAATTAAATAATTTTCCAACCAATTTTTTGCAGTCTGTGGCTGATCATATATCTCTTTTAACATATAGTGTTTGAAATTCATCTTATCCATTATTTGCTCTGAGACCTTTAAAGAAATTGGATTTCGATATTGTCTCTCGTTGCTTGAGTCATATATTTCAATTCCAAGCGGAGTCAACAAAGCTATTTCTTCATCCTCCATAGGCAAAATAATATTCGTAAAATTCGCAATGGCAGGCGTATCACTAGCACAAATAAATTCTCCTTCACCCAAACCTATAATCAAAGGCGCTTGTCTTCTTGCAACTACCAAAGAGGTTGGAGCACCAGACCATAAAACTGCTAAAGCATAAGATCCTTCTAAATCAGATATGACATTTCTTACAGCTACTAATAATGTTGAACCATTATTCTCAAGATTAAGTTTATTTAATGTATTTAACTCTCTTTGAATTAGATGAGGAATCACCTCGGTATCTGTATCAGAATTAAAAATAATACCCTCTTCCTCTAATTTATTTTTTAAATCTTGGAAATTTTCAATAATACCATTTTGAACAACTGCTATATTTCCTGAACTATCTGTATGAGGATGTGCATTTTTAACCTCTGGCTTGCCATGAGTTGCCCATCTGGTATGACCTATTCCAACAGTTCCAGGAATATTATGGTCATTAAGATTACTTATTAAATTCTTGAGTTTTCCTTTTGCTTTATTACAAGAAATAAAATTTGTTTCGGAATTTATTATTGCAATACCTGCAGAATCATAACCTCTGTATTCAAGTTTTTCTAAACCATTTATTAATAATGGCAAAGCTTTTTTGTATCCAGTTACAGCAACTATTCCACACATACGAATTTTTTTTTCAATTATATTGAAATAAAATGCGTATTTACTAAAAAATGGACTCTCTTAAAACTGCACTATAAAAAGAGTTAATATGCTAAACCCATACTCCTAGAAGTCTCATCTCCTAAATAAACACGAATACTTAAGAAGTCTGTTGGGCATGCCGTTTCACATCTTTTGCAACCTACACAATCTTCTGTTCTTGGAGATGAAGCTATTTGGCCAGCTTTACAGCCGTCCCAAGGAACCATCTCTAAAACATCAAGAGGGCAAGCCCTTACACATTGGGTACAACCAATGCAAGTGTCATAAATTTTAACTGCGTGTGACATGTAAAAATTGTCTTTTGAACCTCGTTTTATAATACTATTGTCTTACAAAGAAATTAAAAAAATTAAGATATGCTTCACTCTTGTTAACTCTAGGGCATAAAATCATATAGATAATTAGTAATTTCCATAAACTATGTCACAAGAAATCCTCGAAAAAGTCTGTTCTATTGTTTCAGAACAATTAAGTGTTGAAGCAGGAGAAGTAAAGTCAGATTCAAACTTCCAAAATGATTTAGGTGCAGATTCTCTAGATACTGTTGAACTCGTGATGGCTTTAGAAGAAGCCTTTGATATTGAAATTCCAGATGAAGCAGCTGAAGGAATCGCAACTGTCGGCGATGCAGTAAAATTCATCGAAGAAAAAAAAGGTTAATAAAGAATGCCAAATTTCCATCGAGTAGTTATTACTGGTATCGGAGCGGTAACTCCAATTGGCAATAACATTGATGAATATTTAGTCGGTCTTCAAAAAGGTACCAATGGGGTTTCAGATATTACTCTCTTTGATCCTGAACAACATCCCTGCAAATTTGCTGCAGAAGTAAAAAATCTTCAATCTGAAAATTTTATTGAAGCTAAAGAATCGAAAAGATGGGATCGTTTTTCCCAGTTTGGAGTTATTGCTGCAAAGCAAGCCTTTAACGATTCTGGACTTGAAATCACTGAAGCTAATGCATCAAGAATTGGAGTGATTATTGGTTCTGGTGTTGGAGGCTTACTAACTATGGAAAGTCAAGCTCAAATATTGAGTCACAAAGGTCCTAAAAGAGTAAGTCCATTTACAGTCCCAATGATGATTCCAAACATGGCCACTGGATTGGCTGCAATCGCTTTGGGTGCGAAAGGACCTAGTTCCTCTGTTTCCACCGCTTGCGCTGCCGGTTCAAATGCAATTGGTGATTCTTTTAGATTACTCCAACTTGGAAAAGCAGATGCAATGATCTGTGGGGGAGCAGAAGCAAGTATTACGCCTCTCGGAGTAGCTGGTTTTGCAAGTGCCAAAGCTCTTTCCTCCAGAAATGAAAGCCCTCAAACTGCTAGCAGACCTTTTGATGCAGAAAGAGATGGATTTGTTATTGGAGAAGGATCTGGAATTCTTGTTTTAGAAACTTTAGAAAATGCACAAAAGAGGAATGCTAGAATTTATGCAGAAATAGTTGGATATGGAACAACATGTGATGCTCATCATATTACTGCTCCATCTCCAGGCGGGGTTGGAGGCGCCGAAGCTATCAAATTAGCAATTGAAGACGCTTCTCTTAGCCTTGAAAATGTTGATTACATAAATGCTCATGGAACAAGTACATCAGCTAATGATAAAAATGAAACTTCTGCAATTAAATCTATTTTTAGAGACAGATCTTACCTCATTCCTGTAAGCTCTACTAAGTCGATGACTGGTCATCTCCTAGGAGGCTCAGGAGGTATAGAAGCTGTAGCTTGTATACTTTCTTTGACACATAATTTTATCCCTCCTACAATTAACTACGTCAATCCAGATCCTGAATGTGATCTTGATTATGTACCAAATAATGCAAGAGAAGCTCAAGTAAGAGTTACTCTTTCTAATTCTTTCGGCTTTGGTGGTCACAATGTTTGCCTTGCTTTTAGCAAAATGAATTGAAGACAACCAATTCTGTATTTCCAACTTAACTTTTTTTTAAAACAATGGTCGCTGCATCTGTTTCATTAGAATCACTTTGTGTAAATAGTATAAGAATGCTTGCTGTAGATGCAGTAAATAAATCTAATAGTGGTCATCCTGGTTTGCCAATGGGATGTGCTCCTATGGGTTATGCATTATGGCAAAACATACTTAATCACAACCCTAATAACCCAAAATGGTTCAACAGAGACCGTTTTGTATTATCAGCTGGTCATGGCTGTATGCTGTTATATTCCTTACTTCATTTGACAGGATATAAATCAGTCTCAATAGACGATATTAAAGAATTTAGGCAATGGGGATCAAAGACTCCTGGGCATCCAGAAACATTCGAAACTGAAGGTGTTGAAGTTACAGCAGGGCCTCTTGGAGCCGGAATTTCAAATGCAGTTGGTTTAGCAATAGCTGAAACTCACTTGGCAGCTAAATTTAATAAGCCTGATTGTAAGATCGTTGATCACTATACTTACGTCATAATGGGTGACGGCTGTAATCAAGAAGGCATCGCATCTGAGGCCTGCTCACTAGCTGGTCACCTTAAGCTTGGAAAATTAATTGCACTCTATGACGATAATCAAATTACAATTGATGG includes the following:
- the glmS gene encoding glutamine--fructose-6-phosphate transaminase (isomerizing), with translation MCGIVAVTGYKKALPLLINGLEKLEYRGYDSAGIAIINSETNFISCNKAKGKLKNLISNLNDHNIPGTVGIGHTRWATHGKPEVKNAHPHTDSSGNIAVVQNGIIENFQDLKNKLEEEGIIFNSDTDTEVIPHLIQRELNTLNKLNLENNGSTLLVAVRNVISDLEGSYALAVLWSGAPTSLVVARRQAPLIIGLGEGEFICASDTPAIANFTNIILPMEDEEIALLTPLGIEIYDSSNERQYRNPISLKVSEQIMDKMNFKHYMLKEIYDQPQTAKNWLENYLIKNLDNGQYQIKYPFDTEFFESIERIEIIACGTSKHAAMVGSFLLEQFSGIPTNVFYASEFRYSPPPLLPNTLTIGVTQSGETADTIAAIDMEIKRRSSIEDKKFKPNLIAITNRKESSIGRQVSNIIDICAGIEVGVAATKTFFAQLLSFYGLAIKFAQIKGNQSPDEIGKLINELIKLPPLLEDLLHKHNKSSEKLAHDFFNIKDVIFLGRGINYPIALEGALKLKEISYIHAAGYPAGEMKHGPIALLDKKVPVISIASPGEVFDKVISNAQEAKARDSYLIGIAPECNGTEIFDYLMKVPSSNELISPLLNILPLQLLSYHIAAHRGLDVDQPRNLAKSVTVE
- the psaC gene encoding photosystem I iron-sulfur center protein PsaC, which translates into the protein MSHAVKIYDTCIGCTQCVRACPLDVLEMVPWDGCKAGQIASSPRTEDCVGCKRCETACPTDFLSIRVYLGDETSRSMGLAY
- the acpP gene encoding acyl carrier protein, which encodes MSQEILEKVCSIVSEQLSVEAGEVKSDSNFQNDLGADSLDTVELVMALEEAFDIEIPDEAAEGIATVGDAVKFIEEKKG
- the fabF gene encoding beta-ketoacyl-ACP synthase II, encoding MPNFHRVVITGIGAVTPIGNNIDEYLVGLQKGTNGVSDITLFDPEQHPCKFAAEVKNLQSENFIEAKESKRWDRFSQFGVIAAKQAFNDSGLEITEANASRIGVIIGSGVGGLLTMESQAQILSHKGPKRVSPFTVPMMIPNMATGLAAIALGAKGPSSSVSTACAAGSNAIGDSFRLLQLGKADAMICGGAEASITPLGVAGFASAKALSSRNESPQTASRPFDAERDGFVIGEGSGILVLETLENAQKRNARIYAEIVGYGTTCDAHHITAPSPGGVGGAEAIKLAIEDASLSLENVDYINAHGTSTSANDKNETSAIKSIFRDRSYLIPVSSTKSMTGHLLGGSGGIEAVACILSLTHNFIPPTINYVNPDPECDLDYVPNNAREAQVRVTLSNSFGFGGHNVCLAFSKMN